One window of the Anas acuta chromosome 12, bAnaAcu1.1, whole genome shotgun sequence genome contains the following:
- the PEAK1 gene encoding inactive tyrosine-protein kinase PEAK1 isoform X1 — protein MSACNTFTEHVWKPGECKNCFKPKSLHQLPPVSEKKTLSHGNLKTNANQSNSHRGGNKGNFRPPVAKKPTIAVKPTMMVVDGQGVCGEISATDHCENKSVPPGWNRNKAVLNKKPLNNNNEDEIEGYSHVHRPYGNNDGVGKIPNNNNNGLTEVLKEIAGLDTTPQLTGNEMNSRETFLGRINNCYKRSLERKIPPSCMMGGMKDSHSKHVILSGSTEVISNEGGRFCYPEFSSGDESEDDTFFGSMQEEHESWDESDEELLAMEIRMRGQPRFANFRANTLSPVQFCVDKKWNTVPLRNKSLQRICAVDYDDSYDEILNGYGEETVILYGQESMQSMVSSDSTSPDSSLTEESRSGTTSSSSQKLCNGGLSPSTPQDLKLIEPEYESLCVSQQVKDASKPSRNIPKSLETHKAVLALRLEEKDGKIAVQTDKQENKSSSDVTGQAVTINLVPVEEQAKPYRVVNMEQPVCKPYTVVDVSAAMTNECKESPTETSETKNASSNPSSPVTPGTPIASSAASPARVNANLKKSSAIRYQEVWTSSTSPRQKIPKVELIANSSGPSVPPRKTSHKSAPTSPTATNLSSKTIPVKSPNLSEIKFNSYNNAGMPPFPIIIHDEPTYAKSSKNAIKVPIVINPNAYDNLAIYKSFLGTSGELSIKDKTTSVISHTYEEIETESKMTEAIGSKPSEFSQAKGVTNNTECRLGSVAQKVQEFNSCLSKSQISPQRSHSSDHSSPSRIQKTTQEPADVTSEASVGNSSRENASTVLSQIVASIQPPQSPPETPQSGPKSCSAEELYSLPPDADATKNTLVRPKSLFTSQPEIEPSKTTENTAVKMQKDTLSQPVATHSPKPVRGTPNTTSPKTEQAPPFPPPRSTSSPYHASNLLQRHFSNWTKPNSPTRSTEAESILHSEGRRAADAKPKRWISFKSFFRRRKTDEEEDKEKEREKGKLVGLDGTVIHMLPPPPVQRHQWFSEAKSETSEKPSIVFMYRCDPAQTEPKVDQQYKSGVESAIADALAKDKGETQEKSPESLEQKIMSHSSPPLIPKKIPSTSEHCGINGSPEFQDMIKRLKKALKEFPLMGNCVSEYSGQVPDDTTLEDLSPRVPRAVFVKQDNGGSASVIPVSTVRVPLGEEDKEEASQSPDLNPCSATYSNLGQSRAAMIPPKQPRQPKGALDDAIAFGGLVDQETTNSLQPTPPPLPKKTILRANTEPSPRDLQKQALENNLCIVANPTYDIDTHWEASSACSSVSLELKVLDNESGDSLDRPTEKLRTTTSATNSVSSLTTISIRDRCSNSMESLTGRRISQTKQGKGVQKPQRQALYRGIENREEVVGKIRSLHTDSLKKLALKCEDLFMAGQKDQLRFGVDSWSDFRLTSDKPCCEAGDAVYYPASYAKDPLNNYAVKICKSKAKESQQYYHSLSIRQSLAINFNIQQDCGHFLAEVPVRLLPWEDPDAPEVEEEEDQEEEEKEPEQKNRDASSNTEASQKDSSSNQGTISKPRSRVVVITREVPYLTVADFVRESAPRHAKSPDLYERQVCLLLLQLCLGLEHLKPYHITHCDLRLENLLLVHSRPGGSPLGSESMEPGPNTACPARLIVSNFSQAKQKSHMVDPEVLRDQSRLAPEIITATQYKKCDEFQTGILIYEMLHLPNPFDENPELKEKEYTRADLPKIPCRSLYSQGLQQLASCLLNPNPSERILISEAKGILQCLLWGPREDLFHALRTSSNPARRDAVLQNWLDIKRTLLMIKFAEKSFDRDCGVILEDWLCCQYLAFATIDSLHRIVRIMQQH, from the exons ATGTCTGCTTGCAACACTTTCACTGAACACGTCTGGAAACCTGGTGAATGTAAGAACTGCTTCAAGCCAAAAAGCTTGCATCAGTTACCCCCAGTATCTGAGAAAAAAACCCTCTCGCATGGCAATCTGAAAACCAACGCAAACCAAAGTAACAGCCATCGTGGTGGAAACAAAGGAAACTTCCGACCGCCTGTGGCAAAGAAACCCACGATAGCTGTGAAGCCCACCATGATGGTGGTAGATGGGCAGGGTGTATGTGGCGAAATCAGCGCGACGGATCATTGTGAGAACAAATCGGTGCCCCCAGGCTGGAACCGAAACAAAGCTGTCTTGAACAAAAAACCACTGaacaataataatgaagatGAAATCGAAGGTTATAGCCATGTTCACAGGCCTTATGGCAACAACGATGGTGTAGGTAAGataccaaataataataataatggacTGACAGAAGTTTTGAAGGAGATTGCAGGTTTGGATACCACACCTCAGCTaactggaaatgaaatgaaCTCGAGAGAAACCTTCTTGGGAAGAATAAATAATTGTTATAAAAGATCATTAGAAAGAAAGATCCCTCCAAGCTGCATGATGGGTGGAATGAAGGATTCGCACAGTAAGCATGTTATTCTGAGTGGAAGCACTGAAGTAATAAGTAATGAAGGTGGACGTTTCTGTTACCCTGAATTCTCCAGTGGAGATGAGAGTGAGGATGACACGTTTTTTGGCAGCATGCAGGAAGAGCATGAGAGCTGGGATGAAAGTGATGAAGAGTTGCTAGCAATGGAAATTCGTATGAGGGGCCAACCTCGCTTTGCTAATTTTCGTGCTAACACCCTGTCTCCTGTTCAGTTCTGTGTTGACAAAAAATGGAACACTGTGCCCCTTAGGAACAAGTCTCTTCAGCGGATCTGTGCGGTCGATTACGATGATAGTTatgatgaaattttaaatggTTATGGGGAAGAGACTGTGATTCTTTATGGGCAAGAGAGCATGCAGAGCATGGTATCTTCTGATTCTACATCTCCTGATTCTTCGTTGACAGAAGAGTCTCGTTCTGGAACAACCAGCAGTTCTTCACAGAAACTCTGTAATGGAGGATTATCTCCTAGCACTCCTCAGGACCTCAAATTGATCGAACCAGAATATGAAAGTCTCTGTGTTAGTCAGCAAGTGAAGGATGCGTCAAAACCTTCCAGAAATATTCCAAAGAGCCTAGAAACCCACAAGGCAGTCCTTGCTCTTCGACTGGAAGAGAAAGATGGCAAAATTGCTGTACAGACTGATAAGCAAGAGAATAAAAGTTCTTCAGATGTTACTGGTCAAGCTGTAACTATCAACTTGGTGCCTGTGGAAGAGCAAGCTAAACCTTACAGGGTGGTGAACATGGAACAACCAGTTTGCAAGCCATATACTGTAGTGGATGTATCAGCTGCCATGACCAATGAATGTAAGGAGAGTCCAACTGAAACCTCAGAAACCAAAAATGCATCATCTAACCCAAGCTCACCAGTAACTCCAGGCACGCCTATTGCATCCTCTGCAGCATCACCTGCACGAGTCAATGCTAATCTGAAAAAATCCAGTGCAATCAGATATCAAGAAGTGTGGACTTCTAGTACTAGTCCAAGACAGAAGATACCTAAGGTAGAGTTAATTGCTAACAGCTCAGGACCTTCTGTTCCTCCCAGGAAGACAAGCCACAAGTCAGCTCCTACTTCGCCTACAGCTACAAACCTTTCCTCAAAAACTATCCCAGTTAAGTCTCCAAATTTATCTGAGATAAAATTCAACAGCTACAATAACGCTGGCATGCCGCCTTTTCCTATTATCATTCATGATGAGCCCACTTATGCTAAGAGTTCCAAAAATGCTATTAAGGTTCCTATTGTAATCAATCCAAATGCATACGATAACCTGGCTATCTATAAAAGTTTTCTAGGGACCAGCGGAGAGCTATCCATCAAAGATAAAACTACCAGTGTAATAAGCCACACATatgaagaaatagaaacagaaagcaaaatgactGAAGCTATAGGGAGCAAACCCAGTGAATTTTCCCAAGCGAAGGGGGTAACTAATAACACCGAATGCAGGCTGGGTTCTGTGGCTCAGAAGGTCCAAGAGTTTAACAGCTGCCTCAGTAAAAGTCAGATATCACCACAGAGAAGTCATAGTTCTGACCACAGCTCCCCATCAAGAATTCAAAAGACAACCCAAGAGCCAGCAGATGTGACATCGGAGGCTTCTGTTGGCAACAGCAGTAGAGAGAATGCAAGCACGGTGCTTTCACAGATTGTGGCTTCCATCCAGCCTCCGCAGTCTCCGCCAGAAACGCCTCAGTCTGGACCCAAGTCTTGCAGTGCAGAAGAACTGTATTCCTTACCCCCTGATGCAGATGCTACTAAAAACACCCTGGTACGACCCAAATCTCTTTTTACATCACAGCCTGAAATAGAGCCATCCAAGACAACGGAAAACACAGCCgttaaaatgcagaaagataCGCTATCACAGCCGGTCGCCACCCATTCTCCAAAGCCAGTGAGAGGCACCCCAAATACCACAAGTCCCAAAACAGAGCAAGCACCGCCATTTCCTCCTCCACGGTCCACATCTTCACCCTATCATGCAAGTAACTTGTTGCAAAGACATTTCAGCAACTGGACCAAACCAAATAGTCCCACCAGGTCAACGGAGGCTGAGTCAATCCTGCATTCGGAAGGTCGACGAGCTGCTGACGCAAAACCCAAGCGCTGGATATCATTTAAGAGCTTCTTCCGCCGCAGAAAAACTGATGAGGaggaagacaaagagaaagaaagagaaaaaggaaaattggtGGGTCTTGATGGAACTGTAATACATatgctccctcctcctccagtTCAGCGTCATCAGTGGTTCAGCGAGGCAAAATCAGAGACCAGTGAGAAGCCATCAATTGTTTTCATGTATAGGTGTGATCCAGCACAGACTGAACCAAAGGTTGACCAGCAATACAAGAGTGGAGTGGAGTCTGCTATTGCTGATGCACTAGCAAAAGACAAAggagaaacacaggaaaagtcTCCGGAGAGCttggaacagaaaataatgagcCATTCATCACCACCTCTGATTCCGAAGAAAATCCCCAG CACATCAGAACACTGTGGAATCAATGGCTCGCCAGAGTTTCAAGACATGATTAAAAGACTCAAGAAGGCCCTGAAAGAATTTCCTTTAATGGGGAATTGTGTGAGTGAGTATAGTGg ccAAGTGCCCGATGACACGACACTGGAGGATTTGTCCCCTCGTGTTCCTAGAGCTGTGTTTGTGAAGCAGGACAATGGCGGCAGCGCCTCGGTCATACCTGTATCGACTGTCCGTGTCCCGCTGGGGGAGGAAGACAAGGAAGAAGCTTCACAATCTCCCGACTTAAATCCTTGCAGTGCTACATACAGCAACTTAG GACAATCCAGAGCAGCCATGATACCTCCAAAACAGCCAAGGCAACCGAAGGGAGCATTGGATGATGCCATTGCCTTTGGAGGACTAGTAGATCAGGAGACAACAAACAGCTTACAGCCAACACCACCTCCACTGCcgaaaaaaacaattttgagaGCTAACACAGAGCCAAGTCCCAGAGATCTCCAGAAGCAGGCTCTTGAGAACAATCTGTGCATTGTGGCCAACCCCACCTACGACATCGACACCCACTGGGAAGCAAGCAGTGCCTGCTCTTCAGTCAGCTTGGAGCTCAAGGTGCTGGACAACGAGTCGGGAGATTCCTTGGACAGGCCTACAGAAAAGTTAAGGACGACCACCTCAGCAACTAACAGTGTTTCCAGCCTAACCACTATCAGTATTAGGGACCGGTGTTCCAATAGCATGGAGTCTCTGACGGGGAGACGCATCTCGCAGACTAAGCAGGGCAAGGGTGTCCAGAAGCCGCAAAGGCAAGCACTTTATCGAGGAATTGAAAACCGAGAAGAAGTGGTAGGTAAAATCCGAAGCCTTCACACCGATTCACTGAAGAAGCTGGCACTTAAATGTGAAGACTTGTTCATGGCCGGACAAAAAGACCAGCTGCGGTTTGGAGTTGACAGCTGGTCAGATTTCAGGCTAACCAGTGACAAGCCGTGTTGTGAGGCAGGCGATGCAGTTTACTACCCAGCTTCTTACGCAAAAGATCCTCTCAACAATTATGCAGTCAAG atTTGTAAGAGCAAAGCTAAGGAGTCCCAGCAGTATTATCACAGCCTATCTATCCGGCAGAGTCTGGCTATCAACTTTAACATCCAGCAGGACTGTGGCCATTTCCTTGCTGAAGTCCCAGTTCGCCTCCTTCCATGGGAGGACCCTGATGCACCAGAggttgaagaagaagaagatcaagaagaagaagagaaagaaccTGAGCAAAAGAACAGAGATGCTTCTTCCAATACAGAGGCTTCACAGAAGGACAGCTCAAGTAATCAGGGGACCATCAGCAAGCCTCGCAGCCGTGTCGTAGTCATCACGCGGGAGGTTCCGTACTTAACTGTGGCTGACTTCGTGCGAGAGTCTGCACCCCGCCATGCAAAAAGCCCAGATTTGTATGAGAGGCAGGTCTGTCTCCTCCTTTTACAGCTGTGTTTGGGGCTGGAACACCTGAAGCCTTATCATATCACACACTGTGATCTGCGGCTAGAGAACCTGCTGCTGGTTCATTCCAGGCCAGGAGGCAGCCCCCTGGGCTCTGAGTCCATGGAGCCCGGTCCCAACACGGCTTGCCCCGCCAGGTTAATAGTGAGCAACTTCTCGCAGGCCAAGCAGAAGAGTCATATGGTGGATCCTGAGGTCCTAAGGGATCAGTCCCGCCTGGCTCCAGAAATCATCACTGCCACACAGTACAAAAAGTGTGATGAATTCCAGACTGGCATCCTTATCTACGAAATGCTGCACTTACCCAATCCCTTTGATGAGAATCCAGAGCTGAAGGAGAAGGAATATACTCGTGCTGATCTCCCCAAGATCCCTTGCCGTTCTCTCTACTCTCAAGGGCTTCAACAACTTGCCAGCTGCCTGCTAAATCCCAACCCTTCAGAGAGGATCCTGATATCAGAAGCCAAGGGAATCCTCCAGTGTTTGCTTTGGGGTCCACGTGAGGACTTATTTCATGCTCTGAGAACATCTTCCAACCCAGCTCGGAGAGATGCTGTCCTTCAGAACTGGCTGGACATCAAAAGGACGCTGCTGATGATCAAGTTTGCAGAGAAGTCCTTTGACAGGGACTGTGGAGTTATTCTGGAAGACTGGCTTTGTTGTCAATATCTGGCTTTTGCCACTATAGACTCACTTCATCGCATTGTGAGAATCATGCAGCAGCACTAG
- the PEAK1 gene encoding inactive tyrosine-protein kinase PEAK1 isoform X2 gives MSACNTFTEHVWKPGECKNCFKPKSLHQLPPVSEKKTLSHGNLKTNANQSNSHRGGNKGNFRPPVAKKPTIAVKPTMMVVDGQGVCGEISATDHCENKSVPPGWNRNKAVLNKKPLNNNNEDEIEGYSHVHRPYGNNDGVGKIPNNNNNGLTEVLKEIAGLDTTPQLTGNEMNSRETFLGRINNCYKRSLERKIPPSCMMGGMKDSHSKHVILSGSTEVISNEGGRFCYPEFSSGDESEDDTFFGSMQEEHESWDESDEELLAMEIRMRGQPRFANFRANTLSPVQFCVDKKWNTVPLRNKSLQRICAVDYDDSYDEILNGYGEETVILYGQESMQSMVSSDSTSPDSSLTEESRSGTTSSSSQKLCNGGLSPSTPQDLKLIEPEYESLCVSQQVKDASKPSRNIPKSLETHKAVLALRLEEKDGKIAVQTDKQENKSSSDVTGQAVTINLVPVEEQAKPYRVVNMEQPVCKPYTVVDVSAAMTNECKESPTETSETKNASSNPSSPVTPGTPIASSAASPARVNANLKKSSAIRYQEVWTSSTSPRQKIPKVELIANSSGPSVPPRKTSHKSAPTSPTATNLSSKTIPVKSPNLSEIKFNSYNNAGMPPFPIIIHDEPTYAKSSKNAIKVPIVINPNAYDNLAIYKSFLGTSGELSIKDKTTSVISHTYEEIETESKMTEAIGSKPSEFSQAKGVTNNTECRLGSVAQKVQEFNSCLSKSQISPQRSHSSDHSSPSRIQKTTQEPADVTSEASVGNSSRENASTVLSQIVASIQPPQSPPETPQSGPKSCSAEELYSLPPDADATKNTLVRPKSLFTSQPEIEPSKTTENTAVKMQKDTLSQPVATHSPKPVRGTPNTTSPKTEQAPPFPPPRSTSSPYHASNLLQRHFSNWTKPNSPTRSTEAESILHSEGRRAADAKPKRWISFKSFFRRRKTDEEEDKEKEREKGKLVGLDGTVIHMLPPPPVQRHQWFSEAKSETSEKPSIVFMYRCDPAQTEPKVDQQYKSGVESAIADALAKDKGETQEKSPESLEQKIMSHSSPPLIPKKIPSQVPDDTTLEDLSPRVPRAVFVKQDNGGSASVIPVSTVRVPLGEEDKEEASQSPDLNPCSATYSNLGQSRAAMIPPKQPRQPKGALDDAIAFGGLVDQETTNSLQPTPPPLPKKTILRANTEPSPRDLQKQALENNLCIVANPTYDIDTHWEASSACSSVSLELKVLDNESGDSLDRPTEKLRTTTSATNSVSSLTTISIRDRCSNSMESLTGRRISQTKQGKGVQKPQRQALYRGIENREEVVGKIRSLHTDSLKKLALKCEDLFMAGQKDQLRFGVDSWSDFRLTSDKPCCEAGDAVYYPASYAKDPLNNYAVKICKSKAKESQQYYHSLSIRQSLAINFNIQQDCGHFLAEVPVRLLPWEDPDAPEVEEEEDQEEEEKEPEQKNRDASSNTEASQKDSSSNQGTISKPRSRVVVITREVPYLTVADFVRESAPRHAKSPDLYERQVCLLLLQLCLGLEHLKPYHITHCDLRLENLLLVHSRPGGSPLGSESMEPGPNTACPARLIVSNFSQAKQKSHMVDPEVLRDQSRLAPEIITATQYKKCDEFQTGILIYEMLHLPNPFDENPELKEKEYTRADLPKIPCRSLYSQGLQQLASCLLNPNPSERILISEAKGILQCLLWGPREDLFHALRTSSNPARRDAVLQNWLDIKRTLLMIKFAEKSFDRDCGVILEDWLCCQYLAFATIDSLHRIVRIMQQH, from the exons ATGTCTGCTTGCAACACTTTCACTGAACACGTCTGGAAACCTGGTGAATGTAAGAACTGCTTCAAGCCAAAAAGCTTGCATCAGTTACCCCCAGTATCTGAGAAAAAAACCCTCTCGCATGGCAATCTGAAAACCAACGCAAACCAAAGTAACAGCCATCGTGGTGGAAACAAAGGAAACTTCCGACCGCCTGTGGCAAAGAAACCCACGATAGCTGTGAAGCCCACCATGATGGTGGTAGATGGGCAGGGTGTATGTGGCGAAATCAGCGCGACGGATCATTGTGAGAACAAATCGGTGCCCCCAGGCTGGAACCGAAACAAAGCTGTCTTGAACAAAAAACCACTGaacaataataatgaagatGAAATCGAAGGTTATAGCCATGTTCACAGGCCTTATGGCAACAACGATGGTGTAGGTAAGataccaaataataataataatggacTGACAGAAGTTTTGAAGGAGATTGCAGGTTTGGATACCACACCTCAGCTaactggaaatgaaatgaaCTCGAGAGAAACCTTCTTGGGAAGAATAAATAATTGTTATAAAAGATCATTAGAAAGAAAGATCCCTCCAAGCTGCATGATGGGTGGAATGAAGGATTCGCACAGTAAGCATGTTATTCTGAGTGGAAGCACTGAAGTAATAAGTAATGAAGGTGGACGTTTCTGTTACCCTGAATTCTCCAGTGGAGATGAGAGTGAGGATGACACGTTTTTTGGCAGCATGCAGGAAGAGCATGAGAGCTGGGATGAAAGTGATGAAGAGTTGCTAGCAATGGAAATTCGTATGAGGGGCCAACCTCGCTTTGCTAATTTTCGTGCTAACACCCTGTCTCCTGTTCAGTTCTGTGTTGACAAAAAATGGAACACTGTGCCCCTTAGGAACAAGTCTCTTCAGCGGATCTGTGCGGTCGATTACGATGATAGTTatgatgaaattttaaatggTTATGGGGAAGAGACTGTGATTCTTTATGGGCAAGAGAGCATGCAGAGCATGGTATCTTCTGATTCTACATCTCCTGATTCTTCGTTGACAGAAGAGTCTCGTTCTGGAACAACCAGCAGTTCTTCACAGAAACTCTGTAATGGAGGATTATCTCCTAGCACTCCTCAGGACCTCAAATTGATCGAACCAGAATATGAAAGTCTCTGTGTTAGTCAGCAAGTGAAGGATGCGTCAAAACCTTCCAGAAATATTCCAAAGAGCCTAGAAACCCACAAGGCAGTCCTTGCTCTTCGACTGGAAGAGAAAGATGGCAAAATTGCTGTACAGACTGATAAGCAAGAGAATAAAAGTTCTTCAGATGTTACTGGTCAAGCTGTAACTATCAACTTGGTGCCTGTGGAAGAGCAAGCTAAACCTTACAGGGTGGTGAACATGGAACAACCAGTTTGCAAGCCATATACTGTAGTGGATGTATCAGCTGCCATGACCAATGAATGTAAGGAGAGTCCAACTGAAACCTCAGAAACCAAAAATGCATCATCTAACCCAAGCTCACCAGTAACTCCAGGCACGCCTATTGCATCCTCTGCAGCATCACCTGCACGAGTCAATGCTAATCTGAAAAAATCCAGTGCAATCAGATATCAAGAAGTGTGGACTTCTAGTACTAGTCCAAGACAGAAGATACCTAAGGTAGAGTTAATTGCTAACAGCTCAGGACCTTCTGTTCCTCCCAGGAAGACAAGCCACAAGTCAGCTCCTACTTCGCCTACAGCTACAAACCTTTCCTCAAAAACTATCCCAGTTAAGTCTCCAAATTTATCTGAGATAAAATTCAACAGCTACAATAACGCTGGCATGCCGCCTTTTCCTATTATCATTCATGATGAGCCCACTTATGCTAAGAGTTCCAAAAATGCTATTAAGGTTCCTATTGTAATCAATCCAAATGCATACGATAACCTGGCTATCTATAAAAGTTTTCTAGGGACCAGCGGAGAGCTATCCATCAAAGATAAAACTACCAGTGTAATAAGCCACACATatgaagaaatagaaacagaaagcaaaatgactGAAGCTATAGGGAGCAAACCCAGTGAATTTTCCCAAGCGAAGGGGGTAACTAATAACACCGAATGCAGGCTGGGTTCTGTGGCTCAGAAGGTCCAAGAGTTTAACAGCTGCCTCAGTAAAAGTCAGATATCACCACAGAGAAGTCATAGTTCTGACCACAGCTCCCCATCAAGAATTCAAAAGACAACCCAAGAGCCAGCAGATGTGACATCGGAGGCTTCTGTTGGCAACAGCAGTAGAGAGAATGCAAGCACGGTGCTTTCACAGATTGTGGCTTCCATCCAGCCTCCGCAGTCTCCGCCAGAAACGCCTCAGTCTGGACCCAAGTCTTGCAGTGCAGAAGAACTGTATTCCTTACCCCCTGATGCAGATGCTACTAAAAACACCCTGGTACGACCCAAATCTCTTTTTACATCACAGCCTGAAATAGAGCCATCCAAGACAACGGAAAACACAGCCgttaaaatgcagaaagataCGCTATCACAGCCGGTCGCCACCCATTCTCCAAAGCCAGTGAGAGGCACCCCAAATACCACAAGTCCCAAAACAGAGCAAGCACCGCCATTTCCTCCTCCACGGTCCACATCTTCACCCTATCATGCAAGTAACTTGTTGCAAAGACATTTCAGCAACTGGACCAAACCAAATAGTCCCACCAGGTCAACGGAGGCTGAGTCAATCCTGCATTCGGAAGGTCGACGAGCTGCTGACGCAAAACCCAAGCGCTGGATATCATTTAAGAGCTTCTTCCGCCGCAGAAAAACTGATGAGGaggaagacaaagagaaagaaagagaaaaaggaaaattggtGGGTCTTGATGGAACTGTAATACATatgctccctcctcctccagtTCAGCGTCATCAGTGGTTCAGCGAGGCAAAATCAGAGACCAGTGAGAAGCCATCAATTGTTTTCATGTATAGGTGTGATCCAGCACAGACTGAACCAAAGGTTGACCAGCAATACAAGAGTGGAGTGGAGTCTGCTATTGCTGATGCACTAGCAAAAGACAAAggagaaacacaggaaaagtcTCCGGAGAGCttggaacagaaaataatgagcCATTCATCACCACCTCTGATTCCGAAGAAAATCCCCAG ccAAGTGCCCGATGACACGACACTGGAGGATTTGTCCCCTCGTGTTCCTAGAGCTGTGTTTGTGAAGCAGGACAATGGCGGCAGCGCCTCGGTCATACCTGTATCGACTGTCCGTGTCCCGCTGGGGGAGGAAGACAAGGAAGAAGCTTCACAATCTCCCGACTTAAATCCTTGCAGTGCTACATACAGCAACTTAG GACAATCCAGAGCAGCCATGATACCTCCAAAACAGCCAAGGCAACCGAAGGGAGCATTGGATGATGCCATTGCCTTTGGAGGACTAGTAGATCAGGAGACAACAAACAGCTTACAGCCAACACCACCTCCACTGCcgaaaaaaacaattttgagaGCTAACACAGAGCCAAGTCCCAGAGATCTCCAGAAGCAGGCTCTTGAGAACAATCTGTGCATTGTGGCCAACCCCACCTACGACATCGACACCCACTGGGAAGCAAGCAGTGCCTGCTCTTCAGTCAGCTTGGAGCTCAAGGTGCTGGACAACGAGTCGGGAGATTCCTTGGACAGGCCTACAGAAAAGTTAAGGACGACCACCTCAGCAACTAACAGTGTTTCCAGCCTAACCACTATCAGTATTAGGGACCGGTGTTCCAATAGCATGGAGTCTCTGACGGGGAGACGCATCTCGCAGACTAAGCAGGGCAAGGGTGTCCAGAAGCCGCAAAGGCAAGCACTTTATCGAGGAATTGAAAACCGAGAAGAAGTGGTAGGTAAAATCCGAAGCCTTCACACCGATTCACTGAAGAAGCTGGCACTTAAATGTGAAGACTTGTTCATGGCCGGACAAAAAGACCAGCTGCGGTTTGGAGTTGACAGCTGGTCAGATTTCAGGCTAACCAGTGACAAGCCGTGTTGTGAGGCAGGCGATGCAGTTTACTACCCAGCTTCTTACGCAAAAGATCCTCTCAACAATTATGCAGTCAAG atTTGTAAGAGCAAAGCTAAGGAGTCCCAGCAGTATTATCACAGCCTATCTATCCGGCAGAGTCTGGCTATCAACTTTAACATCCAGCAGGACTGTGGCCATTTCCTTGCTGAAGTCCCAGTTCGCCTCCTTCCATGGGAGGACCCTGATGCACCAGAggttgaagaagaagaagatcaagaagaagaagagaaagaaccTGAGCAAAAGAACAGAGATGCTTCTTCCAATACAGAGGCTTCACAGAAGGACAGCTCAAGTAATCAGGGGACCATCAGCAAGCCTCGCAGCCGTGTCGTAGTCATCACGCGGGAGGTTCCGTACTTAACTGTGGCTGACTTCGTGCGAGAGTCTGCACCCCGCCATGCAAAAAGCCCAGATTTGTATGAGAGGCAGGTCTGTCTCCTCCTTTTACAGCTGTGTTTGGGGCTGGAACACCTGAAGCCTTATCATATCACACACTGTGATCTGCGGCTAGAGAACCTGCTGCTGGTTCATTCCAGGCCAGGAGGCAGCCCCCTGGGCTCTGAGTCCATGGAGCCCGGTCCCAACACGGCTTGCCCCGCCAGGTTAATAGTGAGCAACTTCTCGCAGGCCAAGCAGAAGAGTCATATGGTGGATCCTGAGGTCCTAAGGGATCAGTCCCGCCTGGCTCCAGAAATCATCACTGCCACACAGTACAAAAAGTGTGATGAATTCCAGACTGGCATCCTTATCTACGAAATGCTGCACTTACCCAATCCCTTTGATGAGAATCCAGAGCTGAAGGAGAAGGAATATACTCGTGCTGATCTCCCCAAGATCCCTTGCCGTTCTCTCTACTCTCAAGGGCTTCAACAACTTGCCAGCTGCCTGCTAAATCCCAACCCTTCAGAGAGGATCCTGATATCAGAAGCCAAGGGAATCCTCCAGTGTTTGCTTTGGGGTCCACGTGAGGACTTATTTCATGCTCTGAGAACATCTTCCAACCCAGCTCGGAGAGATGCTGTCCTTCAGAACTGGCTGGACATCAAAAGGACGCTGCTGATGATCAAGTTTGCAGAGAAGTCCTTTGACAGGGACTGTGGAGTTATTCTGGAAGACTGGCTTTGTTGTCAATATCTGGCTTTTGCCACTATAGACTCACTTCATCGCATTGTGAGAATCATGCAGCAGCACTAG